CACGATCGGCGGCTTCAAGAGAGCGATCCTGCGTCGCGGTTTCAGCGGCGGACCGATCCCGGTCAACAGCCTGTATGCCGAGCCCAACATCTCCTCGGCATCGGCTTCGACCGGAAGCTTGATGGGAACGGGAACCGACGACGTGCTCTACCTCGCCGGCTGGCTCGATCTGCGCAAGGGACCGCAGGTCTTGCATGTGCCGGACATGGCGGGCAGGTATTACAGCTTGCAGTTCACCGATCCGTCGAGTAGCGCCAATTTCGCCTACGTCGGCAAACGGACGACGGGGACCAAGGCGGGCGACTTCATTCTCAGCGGGCCAGGCTGGACGGGAAGCGTCGGCAGTGATCTGACGCAGATTTCTTCGCCGCACAATTCCGTGCTTGTCATCGGCCGGGTGTTCGTCGCGGACGAAAGCGATCAGCCGACCGCGTACGCGCTCGCGAAAGAGATACGGCTCACGCCGCTGCGGCAGTAGCGGAGCACGTGGCCGGGCGCAGTTTCACGAAACACGGGGGCCAACGCACAGACGGCGCGCCGCAGCAGCGGACTCAACCGGCAAACCCCAGGAAGACCAGAACCAATCGCTCGAGGTCAACCAGCTGAGCCGGAGTGAGTTTGCCGACCCGAGTGCGAATGTTCGTTCGACGCACGGTCGTCAGCTTGTCGATCATTGCAAAGCTCGCCACGAGTCGTTCGTCCACTGGCTGCCCATCCGCTCGCGTTTTGCCTCTTGCGACGCGTAAAAAGCGCGTTGATAATGGTGGGCAATCTCGACGACATAGGTCGCCGCCACCGTGGAATGACAAAGGTGTGGTGATGCAGATGAGATCCCAACGACGCACAATCGTGTTGGCTGGATTGGCCGGCTTATCAGCCGTTCTGGCGGCGCTGGCAGCAATCTGGCCGCAATGGATCGAGGCGTTCGGTTTTGATCCAGATCACGGCAGCGGGGCTCTTGAGTGGGCCATCCCAATCGCGCTCGCCGTCGTCACCGCGTTTTTCGCTCTGGCCGCGCGGCACAGTTGGCGCAGGGTTCGTGCGCTCGGACAGCCCGGGTGAGCGGTGATAGCCCATGATTGTGAGCCTTTACGCTGATCCTGGCTATGCGGGAGCCAGTCTCGATCTCGATGTGGGTGAGCATCAGTTGTTCGCTGGTGCAGGCCTGGCAGACGCCGTCTCGTCGATCCGGGTCGCGACCGGCTTCGTGGCCGTGCTCTATGAAAATGCGGATGCAAGCGGCGGATTCGGTCGATCCGTCGACCTGCTCGAAGACTGCCCTGACCTGGGCGTCATGGGCCTCGGCGACCTGGTCTCGTACGTTTCAGTCTTCGCGTCTGCGCGAGACATCCAGTCGTTCAACCACGGCACGGGCGTCACCGATACGACCCACGTCGTGTGGGCGCGCGGGAGCCTCGCCAACGGGCAGTATGTGCCCGGTCACTGGGAAGCTCCTCGCGCAACGGGCACGCAGCCGGTCGGTCCGCCCGTCGTGTCACCGGGCCCACTGCCCCAGCTGCTCCAGATCTCCAAACTGGACGGGTCCTCGTTCGTGGACCCCGCATTCGACACCAGCGCGGCCGACTGGTCGTCGGCGCTGGTCGGCGGCACAACATTCGACGGATCGTCCGCTCACTCCATGGAGTGGGTTTCCGTGCTCAACCCGACGCTCGAGCAGGATGATGAGGTCGGTATCGCCGGCTTCGCCGTCACCCCGGAGATGTCCGGAGCGGACCTGCCGTTCACGCATCCGTTCGGGCCCGATTTCGAGTTCGCGATCGTACCGGACACCGAGTATGACGCTCTGCTTGCCGCGTCGAACCGTGACCCGGCGGGTCCGTATGCCGCGGGCTGGCCGGATGCTCGCCGCGCCGGCCTTCCTGCACCTCCCGGCATTCTCGGACTCGAGGTCGACGGCGCGCTCGTGCCGCCGACGTACCGGCCCGAGTCCGGGGATCGGATTGCGTTGTACGGCCGGTGGATCGTCGACGCAGGCCACTCCGACTTCCACACCGAAATCCATCCGCCTCTCGTGATGGCCCGCGCCCGTGCGGTCAACGACCAGGACTCGCCTGCCTATCCTGACGGCAACGCCACCACACTGCTGCAACTGTGGAGCCGCCCGTACCAAGCTGCGCAGCACTTCACCGACGGAAGTTCCACCGGGCTCGCGCTCGGCGACTATCTCCAGAACATCGCGGAAACGCTGGGCGACATCAAGGCATATCCTCCGGTGTTCGCGAAATCGTTCGACGGAATCCAGCTGATCGCGTTCACCGTGCGCCCTGCGGTGATTGCGACCGCGCCGGCGAGACGAATTCAGGACCGCGTACACCTCGAGTGCAGCTACAGCTTCACCGTGAACAATGCGTGCGGCGTGCAGGTGCAGCAATCTCCCGCCGATCCGAACGCCGTCGTCGTGATCCTCGCGCTGAACAGTGTGGGGCTTCCTGCGTTGCCTGAGCTGCCCAACACGCTCGACAAATACACGATCGACAGCCTGGTCGCGCAGATCCCGGGTGGCACGAGCGGCCTCACCTCGCTGCTGATCGATGTGGTCAAGGCCTGGCAGTCTCGCTTCGGACTCGGAGAAGCGGACATCTACGTGCGTCGCTACAACGGGCCGAACGACCCGAGCCCCGCGGCGCAAGTCGTGCCGTTCACCAACCTCGCAGACCTGCCACGCTCATCCGTGACGGTCGACAACGCCCAACCGTTCCCAGTGATCGGCTGGCTCAAACTGAAATGGGTCTACGAAAATCTCACCATCGGCAACATCGGCACGATCGCGACCGGCACTGTCCTCACCACGGCTGGAGGCCTGCAAGCCGGGGGCCTGCAAGCCGGGGGCCTGCATGCCGGGGGTCTTCAACCTGCGGGTCCGGTGTCGGCGCCCTCCGGCGCCGCTGCGCTGGGCAGGCCGCTTCGATTACCGACCCTTCCGGTCGTTCGCCCCTGAAGCGCGCGATCAGAGCACCAACTGCGGATGCCTGGCGCCCGCTTCCGCGAACGCCGCATCCGTTTCACGCAGCACCCGCAGCGTGTTGAGGCCTGCGATCGCCGCAACTTCAGTTGTGCCCCATCCGCGCCGCACGAGCTCCTGAAGCAGGGTGGGATAGCCGTCGACGCCCTCGAGTCCGAGCGGGAACTCATCCGTTCCATCGAAGTCTCCCCCGAGCCCGACGTGCTCGATACCGGCAACGGCGCGCGCGTGCTCGACGTGATCCGCTACGTCTGACACCGTGACGAGCGGCGCTGGAGAAGTGCGCGGGCCGGTGAACCACGCTGCATACTCCTCGCTGAGGAACTGCGGAACGAACGCCACCATGATTACGCCGCCGTTGTCGCGCAAGCGGCTCAGCACGTCGTCTGGCACGTTGCGAGGGTGATCGGACAGCGCCCGGCACGACGAGTGGCTGAAGATTACGGGCGCGTCCGTGACGTCCAACGCGGCATGCATGGTCGCAGGCGAAACGTGCGACAGATCCACGAGCATCCCGAGCCGGTTGATTTCGCGAATGTAGTCCGCGCCGCGCCCGGTCAGCCCACGGTGAGCCGGCGCATCCGTCGCCGAGTCTGCCCAACTGGTGTTGTGCAGGTGCGTCAGCGTGAGGTAGCGCACGCCAAGGCGCGCGAGCATCCGCAGCACAGCGGGCGAGTCGTTGATGCTGTGCGCGCCTTCTGCCCCGAGCAGCGACGCGATGCGTCCGGATGCGCGTGCCGCCTCGACCTCCGCAGCACTGGTCGCGATCGCGAACGTCTGCGGATACCGCGCGGCCAGCCGGTAGACCCAGTCGATTTGTTCAAGCGTGCCCTGGATCGCAGCAGCCCCCGTGAGGGCATCGTCGACGTAGACAGACCAGAACTGCGCGCCCACGCGCCCCGCATGCAACCGTTCTATGTCGGTGTCGGTGGCAAGACCGCCTTCCAGTCCCTCGACCGAGTAGCCGCGCCGCAGGCGGCATTCCCACGCCCAGTCGTTGTGTCCGTCGATGATCGGCGAGAGCTCGAGCGCGCGGGCGATGGTGGCTTCTGGGTTCTCGGACTCAGTCATACGACCACGCTACGGCGCTTCGCACGGTTGCGCTCGCGACTGGGCCCCGAACGCCGCAATAGGCGGCGCGCTACGCCAAGACTGAGCCGCCGGCGACATCCAGCACGGCTCCTGTGATCCAGGAGCTTTCGTCGCCGACCAGGTACAGCGCTGCCTGAGCAACGTCCTCCGGTGTTCCCAACCTGCGAATCGGATGCGACGCAGCCATCTTGCCTTGCACGTCGCCCGGGATGCGCAGCAGGTTGCTCTCGGTGAGAATGGTCTCAGGCGAGATCGTGTTCGCGCGCACCCCGAACGGGCCGGCTTGCAGCGCGACAGAGCGGGTCAGTGACTGAATGCCCGCTTTCGCGGCACCATAGGGCGCCGGCGACATTTCGGTCGGCCGCCGGGCCGCAGCCGATGACATCGTGACGATGCTTCCTCGGCCGCGCGCCTTCATGCCGGGCAGAAAGCACTTGATCGCCAGGAATGTCGCGGTCAGGTTGACGTCGATCGCCGCGCGCCAGTCACCTTCGCTGACGTCTTCGATCGGGCCGGGCAGGGTCGGGTTACCACCGGCGTTGGCCACGAGAATGTCGATCGGCCCGAACTCTTGCTCGATGCTCGCACGCATCCGTTCGATCGCCGCAAAATCGGTGAGTTCGGCGACGACGGCGATCGCACGGCCGCCAGCCGCCACGATTCGATCACGCACGCTGCGGGCAGCGGATGCGTCGCGACCGTGCACTGCAACCGCGGCGCCTTCCCGGGCGAAGCGGGATGCGATCGCCGCACCGATGCCGCGCGAGCTCCCGGTTACCAGCGCAACACGTCCGTTCAGCGCGAGACGGCTGGAGTTGGTCGGTGAAGGTGAAGTCGCTGAATCGTCCATGGCTCAAGCGTGCCGCGGGGCGAGGGTCGCGTCGACCTCCCGCGGGAGTATTTCGCACGCATCCGCGCGGGCTACGGACCGTATGCCGAGAGGAACCGGTTGCGGAAGGCGTCCATCCGCCAGACCGGTGCGGTCGCAGTGGGCAGCATGGTCGGTTGCCAGTTCCAAGAGGAAATGCGGCTGATGACGCCCGGGTCTTTCGAAATGATGCTGATCGGAACATTGTGGCTCGCGTCCAGTCCGCTGACAACTGTGGCAGGTTGGTGGTCTCCGAGCACGACGAGAACGAGGTTCGGATCGTCGTAAGTGGTCAAGAACGAGAAGAGCGTACTCATCGTGTATTGCACTGACTGGCCATAGAGCTGCTGCACGTGTTGCGGATTCTGCCAGACGACGCTCGGAGTGAGCCCCTGCGCCGGCTGTGGATCGAAAATCGAACCGTCCCCGACGGCCGTCCACGGAACCTGGTGTGGAAGTGGAGTCCACGGAGTGTGCGAGGACACGAAATCGATCTCCGCCATCAGCGGTTGGTGCGGTTCGGCGAGCTCGTGGTCCTGGAAATACGCCCAGGTGAACTGGTCGGGGATGCGTGCATAACTGAATTGCGGCCCGACGTATCCGACGTTCGTCGAATTGAGTTGTGTGTCGAACTGGTAGAACGAGGTGCCGATTCGCCACGGCTCGGTGTCGGAGGGCACATCGCTGATCGTGTGCCAACCTGCCTTCTTGAAAGCGGCGCTGAGCGTGAAACGGTTTCCTGCGGTGACCTGGTCGTATTTCTGTTGCGAGTCGATCCACAACCCGGTCTGCAGGGTGGAGTGGGCGAGCCAGCTGATCCCGCCGAAAGTGGGCGAAGTGAGGAATGCGCTCCGCTCGGAGTAGCCGTGTGCGGCCAGCGCGGCAGTGCCGTTGCGCAGCACCTGGTCGACTCCGGCCGAGAATGAGCTGTTCTGCACGGCCACTTGCCCGTAGCTTTCGATGAACGCGATGATGACGTCTTTTCCCTTCAAGCCCGTGAGCAAATCGGATGGCGGCACGCTGGCATATGCATCATTTCGACCGGCTTGATCGAACGCCTTTTGTTCAGCAGCTGTTGCAGACACTTGATGCGATTTGGCAATGGCGGCCGTGACGGTGCCCGAAGCTGCAATGGGTTCGCCGACCACAATTTGCGCGCCGACCAGGGCGAAAATGACCCACGCCGCGGTTATGGCGGAGGCGCCGATCAGCGTCGTCCTGCGATGCTGGCGGATGACACTATCCAGATGCAGCAGAGACCAGGTCAGAACGATGATCGCGGCAGGGACCGCCAGGCCGATCAGCACCAGCACTCCCTCGGCGGCAAGCGTTCCGGTCGAGTCGCGCAGAACACCGTAGGCAGCGACCACTTCTGGCCAGCCCGTCACCACATTGAACGGCTGGTCGACCGTCGTCGTGAAGCCGAAATCGAGGGCTGCGCTCGCGATCACGGCCGCAAGCACAACGGCGAAAAGAACGGCGACGATCCGACGGATGCCGGGCCACGGCAGCACGGCCAGCACGGCGAGGGCAACAACCGGTTCCAGCGGAACGCGCAGTAGTGCCAGCGCCGATCCTGAGGCAATGATTCCGGGCGCCAGGGCGGCAAGGAACAGCACAAGCGCAGAAATCACCGTCGCTGTGTTTGTTCGAACCGTGTTTGTTCGAACCGTGTTTGTTCGAAGCGTGTTTGTTCGAACCGGGCTTCTGCGCACGCCACGACTTCTGCGCACGCCACGACTTCTGCGCACTCCGCGACTCACGACATCCCCATCACGAGGGGGCGCAGAGCGGATGCCGGGCGATGCGCATCACCGGTGCCCTGCCGGAAGCGCGCGGAGAGTGCGTACCGCAGGAGCACGATGTCGCCGATTGTGCGAGTCTCGGCGAGCGCTGCGCGCCGGTCGCTGGTCCAGGGGAACGCGGCATCCCCGACGAAGCGGGGCGCGCTGCTGTCGCCGACGAAGAACGGCGCCATGGCCAATTGCAGTTCGTCGGCGAGATCGGCGGCCAGAAACTGAGTAAGGATCGTGCCGCCGCCTTCGACCATCAGCCGGTGCACGCCGCGATCGGACAAGTCAGAGATCAGCTCGCCCATGGTTATCTGCCCGCCGAGCCCGATGACGATGGCGGCCGTGCCCAATCGAGCCTGGATGCGTGTCACCTGTGCGCTCGGGCAGTACACCAGTTTTGTGGCATTGTCGTCGGCGAAAAACGCTGCGCGCGGATCGAGGTCACCGGACGCCGTCACCGTGACCTTCCATGGCGAGCACGTCAGGCCGGCGCTTTCGCGCCAACTGCGTCGACGGATGCTTCGCACCAGCAACCGAGGATTGTCGCGTCGCACCGTGTTGGCGCCCACCATGATGGCGTCGTTCTGCGCTCGCAGCTCATCGACCCTGTCGAAATCCGCATCATTGGACAGCATGAGACGCGGCGGTGCGGCCGTGTCGAGATAGCCGTCGAGCGAGATGGTGCTGCTGAGAGTGACGTACGGCGTAGTGATCACGATGAGTTCTCCTGACGACGAGGGAGATGAGGAGTGACAGCTTCAACCGACCGTTGTTCGTGCCGACGGACCGCGAAGACCACTGCCACGATCGCTCCGGGTGCGAGGGAAATCATGGCAAGCACGCCGTACAGCGTTGCCGCCGCGACGCCCGCGGATGCACCGAAGCCGGCCAGCGCGAAAGCCCAGCCGGCGATCCCCTCACGTGGCCCCCATCCGCCGACATTCAGCGGAATGGACCCGCCGAGCATGACGACGAATGCGAGGGTGAGCAACTGAAGGGGCGGGACGTGCTCTCCGATCGCAGAGGTCGCAATCGCAAACGTTGCGACATGACAGGCGACGACGACGACCGATGCGATTACGACCTCGCACGAGGTGCGGGCTGATCCGAGGCCCACCCGTAGTTCAGCGAGTTCGTGCCGGAACGCGACGCGAACGTGCGCGCTCAACACAATTGCAGCGAGCACGGCAACTGCGAGCGCAGTCGCGCCAACGGCGAGTGCCGTAACAACGTATCCGCCGAACGCCGCACCGAAACCAAGCAGAATCATCAGGGCGAGCGCCAGCTGCACCACTTGTCCCGCGGTGCGCTCGATGGCCACGGCCCGGGATGCCTGGCCGATACGCTGGGCGCGCTGACCGTGGCTGACCGCTCGGTGCACGTCGCCGATGACGCCGCCCGGAAGCACGGTGTTGAGGAACTGCGACTGGTAGTACATCGCGATGGCGCTGGACCAGCCCACCTCGACTCCGAGCCTGCTCGCGATGAGCCGCCAACGCCACGACGCCGCCGCGGTAGCGATTGCAACGAGGACAACCGCTGCACTGATTGTCGGACCGTCAAGGCTACGCAGGCCGCGCAGGAACGGTTCGGCACCCACATGAATGACGACCGCGAGGAGCACGCCTCCGCCGACCACCAGACGCATCGAAAGACGGAACCACTTCGATCGCGCGAAGCCGAGTGCGCGCCCTCGCAGCGTCCCGGTAACAGGTGTCCCGGTCACAGGTGTCCCGGCCACAGGTGTCCCGGCCACGGCGGTCCGGGTCACAACCGTGCCGATCGCGGCGGTCCGGGTTCCAATCATGGCCATGCCAGCAGATCCAGGTGCTGGATGATCGCCGAGAGCTCGCCGCGATCCTGTTGGGCTTCGCGCAGCTCCAGGTAGCGCACGGCTTCGTCGTGAAGTTCCAGAGACTGTTCCACCGCAGCGCCAATCCAGCCGTCGAGCCATTCGCGCAGCAGACGAGGTTCGCCGTCGTCGAGCAGCCAGTTTGCAACGGTGGGGCGTACCTGCCAACCGGCCTCCAGGAAGGCGCCGCGGGCGACCGGCGCTGCGTAGCGACCGAGCGGTGTGCGACCATCCGTCATCCGTAGTTGGTGCGCATTGAATGCACGCTGGAAAGTGTCGTCGCGATCATCGAGAGGGTTCAGTTCGACGATTCCGGTCACGCTGAGCATCAGAAGGGCCGGGCAGCCGGACTCCACACACGCGTCGACGACGGCATGCGTCTCGCGCGATGTCAGCACATCGAGCAAGGCGGACGCAGTGACAAGCGAGGCTCCTTCCAGATCGACTGGACGCAGATCTGCCAGCTGCCCTACCTGTGCACGTACGGCGATCGGCTCGTTGTCGCGATCGACCGGGCGAGGTTCGTTGATCGCGCGCTCGGTCAGAGTTGCGCTCCAATCGTGAAGCACCCAGGTCTGCGGTCCGGGCAAGAACGGGGCAAGCCAACGCATCATCGAACCCGTGCCGCTGCCCAGGTCGTGTACGACGATCGGGCCGGCCGGCAGCATTGCAGCCGCGGCACGCGCAAGATCGCGTGAGCGCGCGCGGGCATCCTCGGGCTCGCGGAGCGAGAGCCACTCGTCGCTGACCTGGATGACGTCGCTCATGCGGGCACCTCCGATTCCAGCCGAGCAACCTCGTCGAGCGCTTGGGCGACGACCGCGACCGCAGTGCTCCACGACCTGCGCCCACCTCGCGCGTTCAGTGCCTCATCGTTCAGCGCCGCGCGCCGCGCAGGGCTCGTCAACCATTGGCGCAACACGACCTCGAGTGCCCACGGGTCTTCCGGCGGAACGACGATGCCGGCGGCGTTGCTCGATATCGCCTCTGGGATGCCGCCGACGTTGGTGGCCACGACGGGAATGCCCCGGGCGAGGGCTTCTGCGACGACCATGCCGTAGCTCTCGCTGCGGGAGGACACGACGACAAGATCGGCGCGACCGAACGCATCCGCGAGGCGCACTCCGGTGAGGGCGCCGGTAAACACCACTCGATCGGTGAGACCGGCGGACTCGACAAAGGAGGTCAGTTCCTCGAAGTATGCGGGTGCCGGGTGGTGGGACCCGACGAACGTGCAAGCCCAACCGTCGATGTCGGTCAGGTGCGCCAGGCTGCGCAGAAGCAAGTCCTGGCCTTTGTGCGGCGCGACTGCCCCGACACACAGCAGCCGACCGCCCGAGCTCGAGGCGGATCGAAGCGGAGCCGGGTCGGTTCCGGGCTGTGCCACGACGATCCGATGCGCCTGCGCCAGGTCGCGGGTGATGAGTTCGGAGCGCGTCCAGTTGCTGGTCGCGATCACCCGATGTGCGGTCTGCAGTGCTCGGCGTTCACGATCCTCGCGGATGTCCGTTCCCGGGTCTGCACAGCGTATTGCGTTCTCAGCGCCATCCGGCGTTTCCGGCAGCAGGCTCGCGACCATGTGCGCCAGCACGATGATTCGAAGTCGGTCCGAGTTCTCGACCAGCACATCGGGTTCGCGCACGGCGAGGAGTCCGTCGATCAGCACGAGTGCTTCGCCAGGCAACCCAGACAACGCCTGCGCCAGCTGCCGCTCATCGCCGACTGCCACCAGGACAAGCTGCACATCCCAACCGCTGTTCCGCAGTTCATCGCGAACGTGCTGGTCGTAGACGTTGCCTCCGCTGACCTGGTCGGGGTCGTCGATTCCGTCGGGAACCAGGAATGTCACAGACCCGTGCGAATGCTGGATCACAGTGCTATCAACCACGGTGTCCTGGATCACAGCGCCCTCGATCACAGTGCCCCCAATCACAGCGCCCCCAATCACAGCGCCCCCAATCACAGCGCCCCCAATCACAGCGCCCCCAATCACAGTGCCCTCGAATAGCTCGCCCATGCGAGATGAGATTCATGGAGTGCGACGGTGACCGAGTTCAGCGTCTGGCCACCGCCGAGCGTTCCGTCAGCGGCGCGTGCGGCAAGCCGATCGGCGATCACCTTGCACAGGAACTCCGTGGTGGTGTTGACCCCGCGAAATTCTGGTTCGTCGTCGAGGTTACGGTAGGTCAGTGAGGCGGTGATCTCGGCGAGCACGGCAGCGGCTCGTCCGATGTCGACAACGACGCCATCGTGGTCGAGTTCGTCCGCACCGAACGTAGCGTCAACGATGAACGTCGCCCCGTGCAGTCGCTGCGCGGGTCCAAAGCTCTCGCCGATGAAGCTGTGTGCGATCATCATATGGTCCCGCACGGTTACCGAGAATGGCATCGCTAGTCCTCCCAGTTGATCGTCTGACAGAGGCCGCTCGGCCCCTCAGCGAGCGACGCCATCACCTCGGGCAAGTCGCGCCAGGACGATTCGCTGCTGAGCAAGGCATCGAAGGCGGGATCCTGCAACAGTGTCAGTGCGAGCGCGAGCCGATCTTTCGTTGTGCGGGCTCCACGTCGATTGGGTGGCACCACACCGACCTGGCTCGAACGAATGGTGAGCCGACGCGAGTGGAAGTCGGCACCGAGCAGCAGGGTCGCCGGTCGGTCCCCGTACCAGCTCGCCTCGATCACCACGCCTTCGGTCACCACGCACTCCAACCCCAGCTGCAACCCGGCGTCCGACCCGCTCGTGTTGATCACGATGTCCCTGTCATGCGGTGCCCGTGCAGGGGTTGCGAACTTCACACCGAGTTGCCCAGCCACCACCTGCCGCGCCGGATTGGTGTCGACCAACGTGACATCCACCCCGGGGATGCCGAGGAGGAGACGCGCAACGCAGCATCCGATCATGCCGGCTCCGATCACCGAAACGCGGTCGCCGACCAGGGGGGCTGCATCCCACAGCACGTTGACCGCGGTCTCGACCGCGCCTGCAAGGACGGCGCGGCGCGGCGGTATCCCTTCAGGCACCGCGATGACATCCTCGGCGGGAACGACGAACGCCGACTGATGCGGAAAGAGGGTGAAAACGGTGCCGCCCAGCAGCTCTCGTGGCCCCTGTTCGACGACGCCGACGTTGAGATAGCCGTACTTCACCGGTCCGGGAAAGTCGCCCTCCTGGAAGGGCGCGCGCATCCGTTCGCGTTCGCTGTCCGGCACATGGCCTTTGAAGACTGAAGCTTCCGTCCCGCGACTCACCCCGGTGTAGAGGGTTCGCACCTGCACCTCTGAAGCTCCGACATCGGCCAACTGTTCGGGCCGCAGCACTCCATGGCCCGGCTCCTCTACCCAGAACGCTGTGGCCTCGAGCACATCAACTCCTTGTCATGAACCATTGTCACGCGGTTCGCGTGTTACTGGATGATGGATGGTAGCCGTATGAGAGACACGAGACAGGCATGAACAGAGTTCAACAGTCAGCGATCGGCTCAAGCGCCGCGGGGGCAGCGTGCGTTGCACTGCTCGCCGCACTGACGGCGCGCGCAGACACGATGCCGCTGTCGATCATCGGATGGCTCGCAGCCCTCGGCTATCTGCTGGTCTCCAACGCTCTCCTTCTACACGGCCTGCGGCGCCGGAATACACTCCGGTTCGGTTCGGCGAACATTGTCACAGCCGTACGGTCGACCTTGGTCGCTGCGATCGCCGGCATCGTCGTGTCGTCGTTCTTCAGCCACGTTTCGATTGCGCTGCTGATCAGCCTCGTTGTGCCCGCGCTTGCGCTGGATGCGGTCGACGGCTGGGTTGCCCGTCGCACAGGATCGGCGAGCGAGCTCGGTGCACGCTTTGACATGGAAGTCGACGCGTTCCTGCTGCTGATGCTCAGCGCCTTCGTCGCGCAGACCATGGGAGTCTGGGTGCTCGCGATCGGCCTGATGCGTTACGCGTTCGTGGCCGTCGGATGGTTTCTGCCGTGGTTTCGTCGCCAGCTCCCCGCACGCTATTGGCGCAAAGTGGTGACCGCAGTGCAGGGCATCGCGCTGGCTGTCGCCGCGACACGTCTGTTTCCGTTGATCGATACGGTCTTTGTCGGTATCGCACTCGGGCTGCTCGTCGAGTCGTTCGGTCGAGACGTGATCTGGCTGGTCGTCAGGCGAGGTGACCCTCGATCAGGCCGTCCGCGGCGTTCGGAGCGCGGCAGCCGAGGTGACGGCGAGTACGACGATGCCGATCGCCTCCACGATCACCGTTTCGGGTACGAGGGTGAAGCTCCACACTTCGGTGATGCCGAAGAGTCCGACGGTAAGCGCGAGCACAAGTGAAAGCAGACTCGCGATGATGAAGAGCAGACTCAAGACGGAGACGACTTGACGGAGTCTGCCGCGGAGGGTGAGCATCCCGATCGCGAGAACGACAGCCGCGATGACATTCAGAATGAAGAGTACCCCGAGCGTGCCGCCCACACCGTCGAAAACCAGGAACAGGTGGATTCCGGCGATCACGAAGAGCACGACCGCGCTGAGAATTCGCGTGACAGTGAGAAATCCTTGGCTGCGTTGAGCCATGTTCATACCCGCTTTCGATTCGAGCCTCC
The Rathayibacter sp. SW19 DNA segment above includes these coding regions:
- a CDS encoding DUF1254 domain-containing protein, whose translation is MNRLILKYGYPITIVILAIFAWVIYQRLAGGWSAIIPLAVAAVVVWVLGAAVFIYVWPRITIGGFKRAILRRGFSGGPIPVNSLYAEPNISSASASTGSLMGTGTDDVLYLAGWLDLRKGPQVLHVPDMAGRYYSLQFTDPSSSANFAYVGKRTTGTKAGDFILSGPGWTGSVGSDLTQISSPHNSVLVIGRVFVADESDQPTAYALAKEIRLTPLRQ
- a CDS encoding dipeptidase, which translates into the protein MTESENPEATIARALELSPIIDGHNDWAWECRLRRGYSVEGLEGGLATDTDIERLHAGRVGAQFWSVYVDDALTGAAAIQGTLEQIDWVYRLAARYPQTFAIATSAAEVEAARASGRIASLLGAEGAHSINDSPAVLRMLARLGVRYLTLTHLHNTSWADSATDAPAHRGLTGRGADYIREINRLGMLVDLSHVSPATMHAALDVTDAPVIFSHSSCRALSDHPRNVPDDVLSRLRDNGGVIMVAFVPQFLSEEYAAWFTGPRTSPAPLVTVSDVADHVEHARAVAGIEHVGLGGDFDGTDEFPLGLEGVDGYPTLLQELVRRGWGTTEVAAIAGLNTLRVLRETDAAFAEAGARHPQLVL
- a CDS encoding SDR family NAD(P)-dependent oxidoreductase, producing MDDSATSPSPTNSSRLALNGRVALVTGSSRGIGAAIASRFAREGAAVAVHGRDASAARSVRDRIVAAGGRAIAVVAELTDFAAIERMRASIEQEFGPIDILVANAGGNPTLPGPIEDVSEGDWRAAIDVNLTATFLAIKCFLPGMKARGRGSIVTMSSAAARRPTEMSPAPYGAAKAGIQSLTRSVALQAGPFGVRANTISPETILTESNLLRIPGDVQGKMAASHPIRRLGTPEDVAQAALYLVGDESSWITGAVLDVAGGSVLA
- a CDS encoding LTA synthase family protein translates to MISALVLFLAALAPGIIASGSALALLRVPLEPVVALAVLAVLPWPGIRRIVAVLFAVVLAAVIASAALDFGFTTTVDQPFNVVTGWPEVVAAYGVLRDSTGTLAAEGVLVLIGLAVPAAIIVLTWSLLHLDSVIRQHRRTTLIGASAITAAWVIFALVGAQIVVGEPIAASGTVTAAIAKSHQVSATAAEQKAFDQAGRNDAYASVPPSDLLTGLKGKDVIIAFIESYGQVAVQNSSFSAGVDQVLRNGTAALAAHGYSERSAFLTSPTFGGISWLAHSTLQTGLWIDSQQKYDQVTAGNRFTLSAAFKKAGWHTISDVPSDTEPWRIGTSFYQFDTQLNSTNVGYVGPQFSYARIPDQFTWAYFQDHELAEPHQPLMAEIDFVSSHTPWTPLPHQVPWTAVGDGSIFDPQPAQGLTPSVVWQNPQHVQQLYGQSVQYTMSTLFSFLTTYDDPNLVLVVLGDHQPATVVSGLDASHNVPISIISKDPGVISRISSWNWQPTMLPTATAPVWRMDAFRNRFLSAYGP
- a CDS encoding RibD family protein; translation: MITTPYVTLSSTISLDGYLDTAAPPRLMLSNDADFDRVDELRAQNDAIMVGANTVRRDNPRLLVRSIRRRSWRESAGLTCSPWKVTVTASGDLDPRAAFFADDNATKLVYCPSAQVTRIQARLGTAAIVIGLGGQITMGELISDLSDRGVHRLMVEGGGTILTQFLAADLADELQLAMAPFFVGDSSAPRFVGDAAFPWTSDRRAALAETRTIGDIVLLRYALSARFRQGTGDAHRPASALRPLVMGMS
- a CDS encoding lysylphosphatidylglycerol synthase transmembrane domain-containing protein, whose protein sequence is MRLVVGGGVLLAVVIHVGAEPFLRGLRSLDGPTISAAVVLVAIATAAASWRWRLIASRLGVEVGWSSAIAMYYQSQFLNTVLPGGVIGDVHRAVSHGQRAQRIGQASRAVAIERTAGQVVQLALALMILLGFGAAFGGYVVTALAVGATALAVAVLAAIVLSAHVRVAFRHELAELRVGLGSARTSCEVVIASVVVVACHVATFAIATSAIGEHVPPLQLLTLAFVVMLGGSIPLNVGGWGPREGIAGWAFALAGFGASAGVAAATLYGVLAMISLAPGAIVAVVFAVRRHEQRSVEAVTPHLPRRQENSS
- a CDS encoding SAM-dependent methyltransferase, with translation MSDVIQVSDEWLSLREPEDARARSRDLARAAAAMLPAGPIVVHDLGSGTGSMMRWLAPFLPGPQTWVLHDWSATLTERAINEPRPVDRDNEPIAVRAQVGQLADLRPVDLEGASLVTASALLDVLTSRETHAVVDACVESGCPALLMLSVTGIVELNPLDDRDDTFQRAFNAHQLRMTDGRTPLGRYAAPVARGAFLEAGWQVRPTVANWLLDDGEPRLLREWLDGWIGAAVEQSLELHDEAVRYLELREAQQDRGELSAIIQHLDLLAWP